The proteins below come from a single Cricetulus griseus strain 17A/GY chromosome 6, alternate assembly CriGri-PICRH-1.0, whole genome shotgun sequence genomic window:
- the Bcat2 gene encoding branched-chain-amino-acid aminotransferase, mitochondrial isoform X3 — MAAGVLRQVWAPKLLPVPWMLCGPRRCVSSNFKAADLQVQVTREPQKKPGPSQPLLFGKTFTDHMLMVEWNKTTGWSPPRIQPFQNLTLHPACSALHYSLQLFEGLKAYKGSDQQVRLFRPWLNMDRMLRSARRLCLPGFDKQELLECIRRLIEVDKDWVPDGNGTSLYVRPVLIGNEPSLGVGVVTRALLYVILCPVGSYFHGDSMTPVSLLADPTFIRAWMGGVGDYKLGGNYGPTVAVQQTAQEKGCEQVLWLYGPDHQLTEVGTMNIFIYWTHEDGVLELATPPLDGIILPGVVRQSLLDLARTWGEFRVVERKVTMRELKRALEERRVREVFGSGTACQVCPVHQILYEGKLLHIPTMENGPELIQRFQKELKAIQYGASAHDWMFPV; from the exons ATGGCTGCAGGCGTACTACGGCAG GTCTGGGCCCCAAAACTTCTCCCTGTCCCCTGGATGCTATGTGGGCCCAGAAGATGTGTGTCCTCCAACTTCAAG gcTGCAGACCTCCAGGTTCAGGTGACCAGAGAGCCACAGAAGAAGCCAGGCCCTAGCCAGCCACTGCTGTTTGGAAAGACATTCACAGACCACATGCTGATGGTGGAATGGAACAAGACCACAGGCTGGAGCCCTCCAAGAATCCAGCCCTTCCAGAACCTCACTCTGCACCCAGCCTGCTCTGCCCTGCACTACTCTCTGCAG CTCTTCGAGGGCTTGAAAGCATACAAAGGCAGCGACCAGCAGGTACGCCTCTTCCGGCCGTGGCTCAACATGGACAGGATGCTCCGTTCTGCAAGGCGCCTCTGTTTGCCA GGCTTTGACAAGCAGGAGCTGCTGGAGTGCATTCGCCGGCTCATTGAAGTGGACAAAGACTGGGTTCCTGACGGCAACGGAACCAGCCTCTACGTGCGGCCTGTGCTGATCGGGAATGAG CCCTCGCTGGGTGTCGGCGTGGTCACACGAGCCCTCCTGTATGTCATTCTTTGTCCTGTTGGCTCCTACTTTCATGGAGACTCCATGACCCCTGTCTCTCTCCTGGCTGACCCCACGTTCATCAGAGCCTGGATGGGTGGGGTTGGAGACTACAAGTTGGGGGG GAATTATGGGCCCACGGTGGCAGTGCAGCAGACAGCCCAGGAGAAGGGCTGCGAGCAAGTCCTCTGGCTGTACGGGCCAGACCACCAGCTCACTGAAGTGGGCACCATGAACATCTTCATCTACTGGACTCATGAGGATGGGG TACTGGAGCTAGCAACTCCCCCACTGGATGGCATCATCCTGCCTGGTGTGGTTCGACAAAGCCTGCTGGACCTGGCTAGGACTTGG GGTGAGTTCCGGGTAGTGGAGCGCAAGGTTACCATGAGGGAATTGAAGCGGGCACTGGAGGAGCGCCGGGTGCGGGAAGTCTTTGGCTCAGGAACCGCTTGTCAGGTCTGCCCAGTGCATCAAATCCTGTATGAAGGCAAG CTACTCCACATTCCCACCATGGAGAACGGGCCGGAGCTCATCCAGCGCTTCCAGAAGGAGTTGAAGGCTATTCAG TACGGAGCCAGTGCCCACGATTGGATGTTTCCGGTGTGA